The DNA segment TATTCCGTCGACTTACAAAGGAATGGCACCATGAGTCTCGGCGTCTGGTTGTTGTGGTCGTTCGTCTTCTTGGCTTCGCTGGGGGCCCTGATTCAGGCCTATTTCTTTTTCAAGCAAATGGTCGAGGCCGATCCAGGAAGCGACCGCATGCAAGAGATCGCTGGCTTCGTGCGCCAAGGAGCCAACGCCTATCTCACCCAGCAGTACACCGTCGTCGCGATCTTCTTTGTCGCCATCAGCTTAGTGCTGGCCTTATTGGCGTTTGTGTTTGAAGTGCAAAGTCACTGGGTTCCCTTTGCGTTTATGACGGGAGGGCTCTTCTCAGGCTTGGCCGGGTGGATCGGCATGAAAACGGCCACATTGGCCAGCAACCGCACCGCGGCCGGGGCACAGCGATCGTTGAACCAAGGGCTGCAAATCGCATTTCGCAGTGGCGCCGTGATGGGGCTAACGGTGGTGGGGCTGGGACTGCTCGACATTACTATCTGGTTCGCCGTTTTATATGGCATCTTTCACCTCTCGCTGCTGGAAGTCACCGTCACCATGCTTTGCTTTGGGATGGGCGCCAGTTGTCAGGCATTGTTTGCCCGCGTGGGAGGCGGCATCTTTACCAAAGCGGCCGACGTTGGTGCCGACCTGGTGGGCAAGGTAGAAAAAGGAATCCCCGAAGACGACCCGCGCAACCCGGCCTCGATCGCGGATAACGTCGGAGACAATGTCGGCGACGTCGCTGGCATGGGGGCCGACCTGTACGAAAGCTATTGCGGTAGTATTCTGGCCACCGCCGCGCTAGGCGTAGCCGCATTCGCCTCGCCTGGACTGGCCGCGGCAGCCGGTTACGAAAACATCGCCGACGCCCAGCTTCGCGCGTTGTTCCTGCCAATGCTAGTCGCAGCCACCGGAGCGTTGCTTTCGATCGCTGGCGTTTACCTGGTGCGGACTGAAGAAGACGCCAATCAAAAGAATCTTCTGGCGGCTCTTTCCCGGGGCATTAACGCTTCGACAGTCGCCGTGGCGGTACTCTCAATCGCGATTTGTACGCTGTTGATGCCGGTTGTGCCGGGGACTGCGATTCAGCTTGGCGTGACCATCCCTGGCGTGGCGCTAAGTATCTTAGTCGGCCTGGCAGCTGGCTGGCTGATTGGTAAATGGACCGAGTACGCCACCAGCGACGAATTCACCCCCACCAAAAACCTCGCCGAACAATCCGAGACCGGCCCCGCCACGATCATCATCGGGGGAATCGCCGATGGCATGCTGAGCGTGTGGCCTCCGGTGGTTGTGATTACGATGGCGACCATTGCGGCGTTTGGTTGTGCCAACGGTTGGAACTTCAACGACCCTGGCCTGTTCGCGCTCGGTTTGTACGGCGTCGGCATTGCTGCGGTTGGCATGCTCAGCACGCTGGGGATCACCCTGGCTACAGACGCCTACGGCCCCATCGCCGACAACGCTGGCGGCAACGCCGAAATGTCTGGCCTCGAACCGATCGTGCGAGAACGGACCGATGCCCTCGATAGCCTTGGCAACACCACAGCCGCCACCGGCAAAGGGTTTGCCATCGGTTCTGCAGCGCTAACCGCGCTGGCCTTGATGGCCGCTTACGTGGAGGAAGTACGAGAAGGTTTTCGCCGCTGGGGAGACAGCGTCGCCGCCCAAGTCGAGTACGACACCCCCACCAAAATCAGCCCTGGCTTCGTCGTTTACAAAGAAAACCACGACGGCGAAGATCACGTGCATGGCTACCTGACCATGCCAGGCGACCTACGACACGAAAAGGTCCAAGCGTTATGGAAACAGCTCGGCACCGACGGCCAGCCAGCGCCTATCCCGCCAAGCCTGGTCGAGGTGGTCAGCACCGAGGGTGAGCCGGAACTGATCTTCGCCGGCACCGACAACCAGCTTATCCATGTGCATGCCGCCAGCCTCAACGACTATACCAACTACTACGAAGCGAACGTGATGAACCCGCGCGTGCTGGTAGGGATCTTCATCGGAGCGATGGCCACGTTCGTGTTCTGCGCGCTCACCATGAAAGCGGTCGGCCGGGCTGCCAAGGGGATGGTGGAAGAAGTTCGGCGGCAGTTCCATTTGAAGCCTGGCATTATGGATGGGAGTGAACTGCCTGACTATGCCGCGCCAGTCGCAATTAGTACCAAAGCGGCCCAAATGGAAATGATCGTCCCCTCGCTGCTGGGTTTGATCACGCCCATC comes from the Bremerella cremea genome and includes:
- a CDS encoding sodium-translocating pyrophosphatase, producing the protein MSLGVWLLWSFVFLASLGALIQAYFFFKQMVEADPGSDRMQEIAGFVRQGANAYLTQQYTVVAIFFVAISLVLALLAFVFEVQSHWVPFAFMTGGLFSGLAGWIGMKTATLASNRTAAGAQRSLNQGLQIAFRSGAVMGLTVVGLGLLDITIWFAVLYGIFHLSLLEVTVTMLCFGMGASCQALFARVGGGIFTKAADVGADLVGKVEKGIPEDDPRNPASIADNVGDNVGDVAGMGADLYESYCGSILATAALGVAAFASPGLAAAAGYENIADAQLRALFLPMLVAATGALLSIAGVYLVRTEEDANQKNLLAALSRGINASTVAVAVLSIAICTLLMPVVPGTAIQLGVTIPGVALSILVGLAAGWLIGKWTEYATSDEFTPTKNLAEQSETGPATIIIGGIADGMLSVWPPVVVITMATIAAFGCANGWNFNDPGLFALGLYGVGIAAVGMLSTLGITLATDAYGPIADNAGGNAEMSGLEPIVRERTDALDSLGNTTAATGKGFAIGSAALTALALMAAYVEEVREGFRRWGDSVAAQVEYDTPTKISPGFVVYKENHDGEDHVHGYLTMPGDLRHEKVQALWKQLGTDGQPAPIPPSLVEVVSTEGEPELIFAGTDNQLIHVHAASLNDYTNYYEANVMNPRVLVGIFIGAMATFVFCALTMKAVGRAAKGMVEEVRRQFHLKPGIMDGSELPDYAAPVAISTKAAQMEMIVPSLLGLITPIAVGWLLGVGGVLGLLVGALTTGFCLAIFMANSGGSWDNAKKYIEAGHHGGKGSDAHKAAVVGDTVGDPFKDTSGPSLNILIKLMSMVSVVVAGFVVRYSLFALGIF